In Nicotiana tabacum cultivar K326 chromosome 21, ASM71507v2, whole genome shotgun sequence, one DNA window encodes the following:
- the LOC142175184 gene encoding uncharacterized protein LOC142175184 — protein sequence MELWVKINGCLLRFDIGEFAVITGLKCVEEDATFYDKPVVNRLLKEYFPRDGKKAITRDANNHGINKDDFDIIESGQYQTYTWGKKSFEDILKTMRDKQCDYLIMYRLGGLPLALQIWFFECYSMVDKHLAVRTGTNVPCILNWKVTETLTYADLTGEVIMSSIDKLNYRNIFPTREEMSTLNIDTHFEVNAADVASVEVPAFHIDDSIAASPPCPQNMEQQSKRPHPQNTEQLSKRPFPQNMDRQPNPSYDPLVRIDLLNAEVEKLRCAIGKLTDTVTTLNNYVVSSFEKVFSFLNIKETKETREDVTDSKIRQRVSDDNTSGLDKFDGYQYNVVPDFVDQVNQDNVLADEGVNDGVDHGDVKGDTFWDDIGDEDLAMLQMSQIVLHKPSIIDIEDDYISPEQSVRQKLPGKYAKSPYFPVYDSGASGSAYKIIFDIKHPFTIKIDDFDPLSPLAKEFCAFVDNEMDTSAKNIYTDEVNKLAEAFTFGSCHATTKDWFHSLAYCGRSLIDTHLDVLFYYLRKRGKYGPNVAMRFTTTDFAFGNKINSLYKDFKVNQDPSVIPEGHEIEECIHIYDSNRGAINDRLALDAALPYAILIPYFLKSSDFYVEKKGIDWNNGAYTDKSHSDALQINLVNNVPQQIKCDCGAFVAGFAEYFILSKEIRKDNFDIETLRTSKKSNTGQVLAAGSSKPPKYADMEVHPFEIFRNCMFPLQGTLCFTLPLQT from the exons ATGGAGTTGTGGGTGAAAATTAATGGTTGTTTGCTGCGTTTTGACATTGGAGAGTTTGCTGTTATCACTGGTTTGAAGTGTGTAGAAGAAGACGCCACTTTCTATGACAAACCAGTTGTCAATAGGTTGCTAAAAGAGTATTTTCCAAGAGATGGAAAAAAGGCTATAACGAGGG ATGCCAATAATCATGGTATCAACAAAGATGATTTTGATATCATTGAAAGTGGTCAATATCAGACGTATACTTGGGGGAAAAAGTCATTTGAAGATATTTTAAAGACAATGAGGGACAAACAGTGTGACTATTTGATAATGTATAGGCTTGGAGGTTTGCCACTTGCATTACAAATATGGTTTTTTGAATGTTACTCTATGGTTGACAAGCATCTAGCTGTTCGCACTGGTACAAATGTTCCATGCATTCTTAATTGGAAAGTCACTGAAACTCTAACATATGCAGATTTGACTGGTGAGGTGATCATGTCTAGTATCGACAAG TTGAACTATAGGAACATTTTCCCTACTCGTGAAGAGATGTCAACTCTGAACATCGACACACATTTTGAAGTTAATGCCGCTGATGTTGCATCAGTGGAGGTGCCTGCCTTTCACATTGATGATTCTATCGCTGCATCTCCACCTTGTCCTCAGAATATGGAGCAACAGTCTAAACGACCTCATCCTCAAAATACGGAGCAACTGTCTAAACGACCTTTTCCTCAGAATATGGATCGACAGCCTAATCCGAGTTATGATCCTTTGGTGCGCATTGATCTGTTGAATGCTGAAGTTGAGAAGCTGAGGTGTGCTATTGGAAAG TTGACTGATACAGTTACGACACTCAACAATTATGTAGTTTCTTCCTTTGAAAAAGTGTTCAGTTTTCTGAATATAAAGGAAACCAAGGAAACGAGGGAGGATGTTACTGATTCTAAG ATTCGTCAGCGCGTGTCTGATGACAATACATCTGGTCTCGACAAATTTGATGGCTATCAATATAATGTTGTTCCTGACTTTGTCGATCAAGTGAATCAAGATAACGTGCTAGCTGACGAGGGAGTTAATGATGGTGTTGATCATG GTGATGTCAAAGGTGACACATTTTGGGATGATATTGGCGATGAAGATTTAGCTATGCTACAGATGTCCCAAATTGTGCTTCACAAACCATCCATCATAGACATAGAAGATGATTACATTTCTCCTGAACAGTCAGTTCGACAGAAACTACCAGGAAAATATGCCAAATCTCCATATTTTCCAGTTTATGATTCGGGGGCATCAGGATCGGCGTACAAGATCATTTTTGATATCAAGCATCCTTTCACGatcaaaattgatgattttgatcCATTGTCGCCATTGGCTAAAGAGTTTTGCGCGTTTGTTGATAATGAGATGGATACGAG tgccaaaaatatatataccgATGAAGTAAATAAGCTTGCGGAAGCTTTTACTTTTGGCTCGTGTCATGCGACCACAAAGGATTGGTTCCACTCACTTGCGTATTGTGGTCGATCTTTGATTGACACG CACTTGGATGTCCTCTTTTATTATTTGAGGAAGAGGGGAAAATATGGGCCGAATGTTGCCATGCGGTTTACTACAACCGACTTTGCTTTTGGTAACAAAATCAACTCCCTGTATAAAGATTTCAAAGTGAATCAAGATCCTTCAGTGATTCCTGAAGGGCATGAGATAGAAGA GTGCATCCACATCTATGACTCTAACCGTGGAGCTATTAATGATAGACTTGCTTTGGATGCTGCATTACCTTATGCAATTCTGATACCTTACTTCTTGAAGAGTTCTGATTTTTATGTCGAGAAGAAGGGCATTGATTGGAACAATGGTGCATATACCGATAAATCCCATTCTGATGCTTTGCAGATTAATCTGGTTAATAATGTGCCCCAACAGATCAAATG TGATTGTGGTGCTTTTGTTGCTGGCTTTGCTGAGTATTTCATCCTTAGTAAGGAAATTCGAAAAGATAATTTTGACATTGAGACACTTCGGACCAG TAAAAAGAGCAATACTGGCCAGGTTTTAGCTGCTGGTTCTTCAAAACCGCCCAAGTATGCAGACATGGAAGTTCATCCATTTGAAATTTTCCGCAACTGCATGTTCCCTCTTCAAGGCACACTATGTTTCACCTTACCCCTTCAAACATAG
- the LOC107764918 gene encoding patatin-like protein 3, whose translation MGRLNFLVSLTLLVTLQVLQPPIFVFAATKGKNFITVLSIDGGGIRGIIPGTILAFLESKIQELDGPNARIIDYFDVVAGTSTGGLITIMITAPNRDNRPLYAAKDISSFYMEHCPHIFPASRRNSFVNRIFNFFGGPKYDGKYLRLLVESILGNLTMKQTLTHTVIPAFDIKRLQPIIFTTVDARANVSKNVLLSDISLSTSAAPTFFPVHYFESRDAQGRIRRFDMIDGGVAANNPTQMAITHISKEIMRGKFQYEEMETMDNKKMLVLSLGTGIGKHQGYNAASASKWGLLGWVYNNGQTPILDVYNDASADMVDIHVSTMFQTLRSEKNYLRIQEDNLIGDAASMDIATTKNMQKLVQIGNNLLKKPVSRVNLETGQYEPVQGEGTNEEALIHFAKLLSQEKKLRYTN comes from the exons ATGGGGAGGTTAAATTTCTTAGTTTCACTAACTCTGTTAGTGACTCTTCAAGTTCTACAACCTCCAATATTTGTTTTTGCTGCTACCAAAGGAAAGAATTTTATAACAGTTTTGAGTATTGATGGAGGTGGAATCAGAGGCATTATTCCAGGAACCATTCTTGCCTTTCTTGAATCCAAGATTCAG GAGCTTGATGGACCAAATGCAAGGATTATAGACTATTTTGATGTGGTAGCAGGAACAAGCACAGGTGGATTAATTACTATTATGATCACAGCTCCAAACAGAGATAATCGCCCTTTATATGCAGCTAAAGATATTTCCAGCTTCTACATGGAACACTGCCCTCACATCTTTCCCGCAAGCCG CCGCAACAGCTTCGTGAATAGGATATTCAATTTTTTTGGAGGACCAAAGTACGATGGAAAGTACTTAAGATTATTGGTTGAATCAATATTAGGCAACCTTACTATGAAGCAGACATTGACTCATACAGTCATCCCTGCTTTTGATATTAAGCGCCTTCAACCAATTATCTTCACCACTGTTGAT GCCAGAGCAAATGTGTCTAAGAATGTTTTATTATCAGACATCTCCCTCAGTACCTCCGCAGCACCCACCTTCTTTCCGGTACACTATTTTGAGAGCAGGGATGCTCAAGGGAGAATACGCAGATTTGATATGATTGATGGAGGTGTAGCTGCAAATAATCCA ACCCAAATGGCAATTACACACATTTCAAAAGAAATCATGAGGGGCAAATTTCAGTATGAGGAGATGGAAACAATGGACAACAAGAAGATGTTGGTTCTATCATTAGGCACAGGTATTGGCAAGCACCAAGGGTATAACGCAGCCTCAGCTTCAAAATGGGGTTTACTTGGTTGGGTTTACAACAATGGTCAGACCCCAATATTGGAtgtttataatgatgcaagtgctGATATGGTAGATATACATGTTTCAACTATGTTTCAGACACTTCGCAGTGAAAAGAATTACCTCAGAATTCAG GAGGATAATTTGATAGGGGATGCTGCATCAATGGATATAGCAAccacaaaaaatatgcagaaacTGGTGCAGATTGGTAACAATCTATTGAAGAAGCCAGTGTCAAGGGTCAATTTGGAGACAGGCCAATATGAACCAGTTCAAGGGGAAGGCACAAATGAAGAAGCTCTAATCCATTTTGCTAAGTTgctttcacaagaaaagaagctTCGATACACCAACTGA
- the LOC107764919 gene encoding serine/threonine-protein kinase SAPK10-like: MDRVEIGVIPGMDMPIMHDCDRYDFVDDIGSGNFRVARLMRDKLTKELVAVKYIERGDKIDKNIQREIINHRSLRHPNIVRFREVILTPTHLAIVMEYASGGELFKRICNAVRFSEDEARFFFQQLISGVSYCHSMQVCHRDLKLENTLLDGSPAPRLKICDFGYSKSSLLHSQPNSTVGTPAYIAPEVFLRKEYDGKIADVWSCGVTLYVMLVGAYPFEDPENPRDVKKTISRILSVQYSIPDHIEISEECRHLMSRIFVANPEQRITMHEIRNHVWFLKNLPADLMDDMMMSDHFEEPDQPMQSTDKIMQIISEATVPPVGLYNLEMLDDDLTNFDYDYDYDYDSDPDIDIESSGEMIYAN; this comes from the exons ATGGATCGGGTTGAAATCGGTGTAATACCGGGCATGGATATGCCGATCATGCACGACTGTGATCGGTACGATTTTGTTGACGATATCGGGTCGGGTAATTTTAGAGTTGCGAGACTCATGAGAGATAAGCTAACTAAAGAGCTAGTTGCTGTAAAGTATATCGAAAGAGGCGATAAG ATAGATAAAAACATTCAGCGGGAAATAATCAATCACCGGTCCCTACGGCATCCTAACATAGTTAGATTCAGAGAG GTTATTCTGACACCAACTCATCTTGCTATTGTGATGGAATATGCATCTGGCGGGGAGCTTTTTAAGAGAATTTGTAATGCAGTACGCTTCAGTGAGGATGAG GCTCGGTTCTTTTTCCAGCAACTTATATCCGGGGTCAGCTACTGCCACTCAATG CAAGTATGTCATCGGGACTTGAAGCTGGAAAATACATTGCTTGATGGAAGCCCTGCTCCTCGTTTGAAGATATGTGATTTTGGGTATTCCAAG TCCTCTCTGTTGCATTCACAACCCAACTCAACAGTGGGAACTCCTGCTTATATTGCTCCAGAAGTTTTTCTAAGGAAAGAGTATGACGGCAAG ATTGCTGATGTTTGGTCATGTGGTGTTACATTATATGTGATGTTAGTGGGTGCATACCCGTTTGAAGATCCTGAGAACCCAAGGGATGTCAAGAAGACAATAAGC AGAATCTTGAGCGTGCAATATTCTATTCCAGATCACATTGAGATATCTGAGGAATGTCGCCACTTAATGTCAAGGATTTTTGTCGCAAATCCTGAACAG AGGATCACAATGCATGAAATCAGAAATCATGTATGGTTCTTGAAGAACCTTCCAGCTGATTTAATGGATGATATGATGATGAGTGACCACTTTGAAGAGCCTGACCAGCCCATGCAAAGCACAGATAAGATTATGCAAATAATCTCGGAGGCCACCGTGCCACCTGTGGGCTTGTATAatttggaaatgctggatgatgACTTAACTAACTTTGATTATGATTATGATTATGATTATGATTCTGATCCTGATATTGATATTGAGAGCAGCGGGGAGATGATTTATGCAAACTGA